A region from the Variovorax sp. V93 genome encodes:
- a CDS encoding porin has product MAALAVAGVASAQSSVTLFGLVDASISGYSNSSRDLNHGVTYNALGFPVAYNPFYVNQGSVRVSRRELANSAYNSSKLGFRGTEDLGGGLAASFWLEAPIKNDDGSEGVATFNRRSTVSLSGGFGEVRLGRDYTPSFWNNTVFDPFGANGVGTNLIQTATGAFGNPTRASNTVGYFLPPNLGGFYGQLQYGFHEKDKYSPALATPHAVNNSRTGRYVGGRFGYANGPLDVALAYGSNTVGDDYYAGTTTKVNTLNLGASYDFGPVKLFGELSRAKEKTDIDGDFFVQPASVASNKLNGWLLGVTAPVGAGLIRASYSAVTYKTDDNNPFFDEPDRKANKLALGYVHNLSKRTALYATIARVSNKNGAALTVGGPKFISNNVFTPKTSTGYDFGIRHAF; this is encoded by the coding sequence CTGGCTGCCCTGGCTGTTGCCGGTGTTGCCTCGGCCCAGTCGTCCGTCACGCTGTTCGGCCTGGTCGATGCGTCGATCAGCGGCTATTCGAACAGCTCGCGTGACCTGAACCACGGCGTGACGTACAACGCCCTCGGCTTCCCGGTTGCCTACAACCCGTTCTATGTGAACCAGGGCAGCGTCAGGGTCAGCCGCCGTGAACTGGCCAACTCGGCCTACAACTCCAGCAAACTCGGCTTCCGTGGCACGGAAGACCTCGGCGGCGGCTTGGCAGCCAGCTTCTGGCTCGAAGCTCCGATCAAGAACGACGACGGCTCGGAAGGTGTTGCAACCTTCAACCGTCGTTCGACCGTGAGCCTGTCGGGTGGTTTCGGTGAAGTCCGCCTCGGCCGCGACTACACCCCATCGTTCTGGAACAACACCGTGTTCGATCCGTTCGGCGCCAACGGCGTTGGCACCAACCTGATCCAGACGGCTACCGGTGCATTCGGCAACCCCACCCGCGCCAGCAACACCGTCGGCTACTTCCTGCCGCCAAACCTCGGCGGTTTTTATGGCCAGTTGCAGTACGGCTTCCATGAAAAGGACAAGTACAGCCCTGCCCTGGCCACGCCTCATGCGGTCAACAATTCGCGCACCGGCCGATACGTCGGCGGCCGCTTCGGCTACGCCAACGGCCCCCTGGACGTTGCGCTGGCTTATGGCAGCAACACCGTCGGCGACGACTACTACGCCGGCACGACCACCAAGGTCAATACACTGAACCTCGGCGCTTCGTATGACTTCGGTCCCGTGAAGCTCTTCGGCGAACTGTCTCGGGCCAAGGAAAAGACCGACATCGACGGCGACTTCTTCGTCCAACCGGCGTCCGTGGCATCGAACAAGCTCAACGGCTGGCTGCTGGGCGTGACGGCGCCTGTGGGTGCCGGTCTGATCCGCGCATCGTATTCGGCCGTGACGTACAAGACGGACGACAACAATCCGTTCTTCGACGAACCGGACCGCAAGGCCAACAAGCTGGCGCTCGGCTACGTGCACAACCTGTCGAAGCGCACGGCCCTGTACGCAACGATCGCTCGCGTGAGCAACAAGAACGGTGCAGCCCTGACCGTTGGCGGCCCGAAGTTCATCAGCAACAACGTCTTCACCCCGAAGACCTCGACCGGCTACGACTTCGGCATCCGCCACGCTTTCTGA
- the gspG gene encoding type II secretion system major pseudopilin GspG, whose protein sequence is MKKILRDATRAAQRGFTLIELMVVLVIIGVLAALIVPNVIERADDARVTAARTDINNLMQALKLYRLDNQRYPTAEQGLQSLLVRPTVGPAAPNWKPYVEKLPNDPWGHPYQYMNPGIKGEIDVLSLGADGQAGGEGKNADIGSWQ, encoded by the coding sequence ATGAAAAAAATCCTACGCGACGCCACCCGCGCTGCCCAGCGCGGCTTCACGCTGATCGAGCTGATGGTGGTGCTGGTCATCATCGGCGTGCTGGCCGCGCTGATCGTGCCGAACGTGATCGAGCGCGCCGACGATGCCCGCGTGACCGCCGCCAGGACCGACATCAACAACCTGATGCAGGCGCTCAAGCTCTACCGCCTGGACAACCAGCGCTACCCGACGGCCGAGCAGGGCCTGCAGTCGCTGCTCGTGCGCCCGACCGTGGGGCCGGCCGCGCCCAACTGGAAGCCCTATGTCGAAAAGCTGCCGAACGATCCGTGGGGCCATCCGTACCAATACATGAATCCGGGTATCAAGGGCGAAATCGACGTGCTCTCGCTCGGCGCCGATGGCCAGGCCGGCGGCGAGGGCAAGAATGCCGACATCGGCAGCTGGCAGTAG
- a CDS encoding GspH/FimT family pseudopilin, producing the protein MPTSAAGSRRAGGFTLLELIVVIAIIAIATASVSFAMRDTNAARLDREADRLAALLESARAQSRASGVAVRWRIVEGGSFVFDGLPPDALPSGWAASGISATASLASGAPVAAVQLGPDPIIAAQQIVLYSEGPPARSLRIATDGLRPFTVSTP; encoded by the coding sequence ATGCCGACATCGGCAGCTGGCAGTAGGCGCGCGGGCGGCTTCACGCTGCTCGAGCTGATCGTGGTGATCGCGATCATCGCGATCGCGACGGCCAGCGTGAGCTTTGCGATGCGCGACACCAACGCAGCCCGGCTCGACCGCGAGGCCGACCGGCTGGCCGCACTGCTCGAATCGGCCCGCGCCCAGTCGCGCGCGAGCGGCGTCGCAGTGCGATGGCGCATCGTGGAAGGTGGCAGCTTCGTGTTCGACGGCCTGCCGCCCGATGCCTTGCCCAGCGGCTGGGCCGCGAGCGGCATCAGCGCCACGGCTTCGCTGGCCAGCGGCGCGCCGGTGGCGGCGGTGCAATTGGGCCCCGACCCGATCATTGCCGCGCAGCAGATCGTGCTGTATTCCGAAGGTCCGCCCGCGCGCTCGCTGCGCATTGCCACCGACGGCCTCAGGCCCTTCACCGTGAGCACGCCATGA
- a CDS encoding OsmC family protein, protein MECTVSWTGDAGTRSAMGFVAETGSGHVLMMDGAPDAAKPENGGQNLAARPMETVLAGTGGCTAYDVVLILKRGRHRVERCSVKLTSERAEKDPKVFTKIHMHFTVAGKGIPAAAVERAIALSHETYCSASIMLAKTAEITTSFDLIET, encoded by the coding sequence ATGGAATGCACAGTAAGTTGGACCGGCGATGCCGGAACCCGCTCGGCCATGGGTTTCGTGGCCGAGACCGGCAGCGGCCATGTCTTGATGATGGACGGCGCGCCGGATGCCGCCAAACCCGAGAACGGCGGCCAGAACCTGGCGGCCAGGCCCATGGAAACCGTGCTCGCCGGCACCGGGGGCTGTACCGCCTATGACGTGGTGCTGATACTGAAGCGAGGCCGCCACCGCGTGGAGCGCTGCAGCGTCAAGCTGACCAGCGAACGGGCAGAAAAGGATCCCAAGGTGTTCACCAAGATCCACATGCACTTCACCGTGGCGGGCAAGGGCATTCCTGCCGCCGCCGTCGAGCGTGCGATTGCCCTGAGCCACGAAACCTACTGCTCGGCCAGCATCATGCTCGCGAAAACCGCCGAGATCACCACCAGCTTCGACCTGATCGAAACCTGA
- the ilvA gene encoding threonine ammonia-lyase, biosynthetic produces MRDVPVPALTPADYLRKILNARVYDVAVESALEKANALSERLGNTVLLKREDQQPVFSFKLRGAYNKMAHLTPEQLASGVICASAGNHAQGVALGARKLGTRAVVVMPVTTPRLKIDAVRGFGGEVVLHGDSYSDAYLHALELQAQQGLTFVHPFDDPDVIAGQGTIAMEILRQHQGRLDAVFVAIGGGGLISGVANYIKAVRPEIKVIGVQMNDSDAMMQSVAARQRVSLPDVGLFSDGTAVKLVGEETFRIASNLVDEYIAVDTDAVCAAIKDVFVDTRSIVEPAGALAVAAIKQYVAGHGRHGETYAAILCGANMNFDRLRFVAERAEVGEEREALFAVTIPEERGSFRRFCELVGEMPASESQETGSIGGALRNVTEFNYRISDAAKAHVFVGLTTSARGESTTIAQTFIAHGFDALDLTHDELAKEHLRHLVGGRTGLAHDERLLRFVFPERPGALLKFLSLMRPNWNISLFHYRNQGADYGRILVGLQVPAGDAAAFDDFLETLGYPYVEETANPAYRLFLQA; encoded by the coding sequence GTGCGCGACGTACCTGTGCCGGCACTGACGCCCGCCGACTATCTCAGAAAAATTTTGAACGCCCGCGTTTACGACGTGGCGGTCGAATCCGCGCTCGAGAAGGCCAATGCGCTCAGCGAGCGGCTCGGCAACACCGTGCTGCTCAAGCGCGAAGACCAGCAGCCCGTGTTCAGCTTCAAGCTGCGCGGCGCCTACAACAAGATGGCGCACCTCACACCCGAGCAACTGGCGAGCGGCGTGATCTGCGCATCGGCCGGCAATCACGCGCAAGGCGTGGCGCTGGGCGCGCGCAAGCTGGGCACGCGTGCAGTGGTGGTCATGCCGGTGACCACGCCCAGGCTCAAGATCGATGCGGTGCGCGGCTTCGGCGGCGAGGTGGTGCTGCATGGCGACAGCTATTCGGATGCCTACCTGCATGCGCTCGAACTGCAGGCGCAGCAGGGCCTGACCTTCGTGCACCCCTTCGACGATCCCGACGTGATCGCGGGCCAGGGCACCATCGCCATGGAAATCCTGCGCCAGCACCAGGGACGGCTCGACGCGGTGTTCGTGGCCATCGGCGGCGGCGGGCTCATCTCGGGCGTGGCCAACTACATCAAGGCGGTGCGCCCGGAGATCAAGGTGATCGGCGTGCAGATGAACGACTCCGACGCCATGATGCAATCGGTGGCGGCGCGCCAGCGCGTGAGCCTGCCCGACGTCGGGCTGTTTTCGGACGGCACGGCGGTCAAGCTGGTGGGCGAGGAGACCTTTCGCATCGCCAGCAACCTGGTCGACGAATACATCGCGGTCGACACCGACGCCGTCTGCGCGGCCATCAAGGACGTGTTCGTCGACACCCGCAGCATCGTGGAGCCGGCGGGTGCGCTCGCGGTGGCGGCCATCAAGCAGTACGTGGCCGGGCACGGCCGCCATGGCGAGACCTACGCGGCCATCCTGTGCGGCGCCAACATGAACTTCGACCGGCTGCGCTTCGTGGCCGAGCGCGCGGAGGTCGGCGAAGAGCGCGAGGCGCTGTTCGCGGTGACCATTCCCGAAGAGCGCGGCAGCTTCCGCCGCTTCTGCGAACTGGTGGGCGAGATGCCGGCCAGCGAGTCGCAGGAAACGGGCTCGATTGGTGGCGCGCTGCGCAATGTGACGGAGTTCAACTACCGCATCAGCGACGCGGCCAAGGCGCATGTGTTCGTGGGCCTCACCACCTCGGCACGCGGCGAATCGACGACCATCGCGCAGACCTTCATTGCCCATGGCTTCGACGCGCTCGACCTCACGCACGACGAGCTCGCCAAGGAGCATCTGCGGCACCTGGTGGGCGGGCGCACGGGCCTTGCACACGACGAACGGCTGCTGCGCTTCGTGTTTCCGGAACGCCCCGGGGCACTGCTCAAGTTCCTGAGCCTGATGCGGCCGAACTGGAACATCAGCCTCTTCCACTACCGCAACCAGGGCGCCGACTACGGCCGCATCCTGGTGGGCTTGCAGGTGCCCGCCGGCGACGCCGCGGCCTTCGACGACTTCCTCGAAACGCTGGGCTATCCCTACGTCGAGGAAACGGCGAATCCGGCGTACAGGCTGTTCCTGCAGGCCTGA